The Gossypium arboreum isolate Shixiya-1 chromosome 6, ASM2569848v2, whole genome shotgun sequence DNA window TTCTTCCCATCAGTAATTGGGACAACTGACTCATTATCTCTCTTTGGGATTCCATCATTTGCTCTTTTATCTCTTGCTGAATCTTGGCTAGCTGCTCTTGCACCTGTGACTGTATTTGTTCCTGCATGTCCTTTTGCATTTCTCTAATTTCtccttttgcatttgctctaATTACTCAAGTCTTTTGTCCATTGACTTGGTCTTTTTCCTTGTACCGTAGGGGTGCATAGTTGGTTGGTTTTCATTGGTTTCCagattactgaaataatttttaattaattagaatatttttatgacctttaatgcatatgatgtaacGCAATGCAAATGCGtgaatgcaaaggaggcatcaattttgattcaattcccTTTAGAAAACTTcactagaaaataaaattctttacataaaactGAGTTACAAATGAAACTTCGCCCTAATGCTCAGAGCCTTAATTTTCCTAAGCAACGAGGCTAGCTCTTGGCCCCGATCGAATTCCAACTTGTACTTCACGCTTAGTGTGTCCGCTTGTACCACTAAAGCTTGCAAATATTCAGCTACCTCCCAAATCTGGGTTATGGTTTCCCCCATAATGTAATTCTTATTCCTGACTTGGTCTTGTGCATGGTGAAGCTGTTCCTTCCACCGTTCCTCACTTACTTCGAAAAACTGGCTCCGCATCTCATAGCTTTGTAGTGACGCTTCTAACTCTTCTacttttcctttcatttcttccaCCTTACTCAAACTTGCCCTTAACTCCATTACGGTATTACGGCTTTGGTACTGATGAAGAAACTTCTCAAGTTCTGCCACTCTAGCCCCTAATTCTCCTCGTTCATTTCTGCTTTCTAACAGGCTCTTCTCTAAATCCTCATTTCGTGCCTGAACCTCTCGGAATTTCCTTTCCCATCGGTCGGCTTTGGTCTTTTCCTCTCAAATTTCATAGCGCCATTGTTTTGAAGTTTTATCTAACCCAACAGTCCTCATAGACAGGCATAAATCCTTATAATCTGTCTTCAAACTGTCTAGATCTTTTTCGGCCGTACTTTTCCCTTTCCTCCACTTCTCAGCCTCTAACCTCTGAACGTCTACGTCTAATCTCAGATGCATCTTTTCTTCCTCCAATTGTTTGATCTTTTTCCCAAGCTCAGAACTCTTCTTCTCAAAGTCttgctttataatttccaactctgaTGGGGCAACTTGTAATTGTTCCTCCACAGGTCGAGTATCTTCTACACTTGGTCTATGAATATTGTTATTGACCCTTTTTCTAAACCATCTGTTGTATTtaggtgtcaccatggaaccaACAGCCAACATCTTCATCCAGCgagtttgcttccaagcatctGTTAGTTCCCGAACTTTCTTCTTATAGTGGTCACCTTTATATGGAAAATCTCATTGAGTCAGCCCGTAAGTCATGGGTACAAACTACCTCGATTTATACTGTCTTAATACAAGCAACAGAGTATACCCagtagctccccaaattcctaGCAACGGTACCCAATCAAAGTTCCCACATCGATACAGGATCTCATCAGGAACTatccaataagctctccactcTATATCCCCCTCCTTGAGGTTTTGAAGGATTTCCGTCCACTTCTCCTCTGAAATATCCTCTCTCCTTTGTATGGCTGCCTTCTCGCTTAATGGGGAATAACTTTTAGAAAAGACTCGGTAAGAAATTTTGTTCACCTTCCAAAAATGCCCATGGAACTATACCATCAACAGCTGTGTGCACCCAATAAACCGTCCCTCGCCTGTCTTTCGACACATGCTCAAGGATTTGAACGTATCAGCCAATATTGCAGGTACAGGTTTGATTCCCTTCTCGAGACGATCGAATAAGTTAGTGACCGCCTCATCCACGTGCCTTAaagccttaggaaaaattaccaatccATAAATGCTTAAGGCGAAGATATcgaccctctttctttcatctgGATGTGTTAAAACCAACTCTctcaaattctcccaagggatacATTTACTATCTCCCTTTTGTTGAATCCAAACAGTGACCCAAGGCTCACTCATCCTTGAAATATTCATCAATTTGTTCGCGAAAGTTTGACCATTAAAGACCTTGGTATAAGCTCTTCTAACTTGAACTTTTGGACACCTGAGCAGGATAGTATATTCCTCCACGGTAGGTATTAAAtccacttccccaaaagtgaaacacttgtaagCAGAGTTCCAAAATTGAACCATAACTCGGAACAGATGCTTGTCCACCTTAACATCTAACAAATAGGATATATCACCATAGCTTTGATAGAACAACTGTTTGGCTCCTTCGTCCCAACGAGCCCATatgtctctcaactcttgcaactcattCTGTGTTACATTGACGGGAGTGAATTCCTGTAACTCTGATGTATATCCTTCTGCCAAGCTATCCCCTTTCTCCGATTGTAACTTCTCTAACCATGCGCGGACGGCTGCATTATCCTCAACTTtattaagaaattcattctccatgtcaaactttctaacttagtaatcgaatacgaatcaacacctcctttagtatgcaatgtcatgcaaaacataatcaaaacaaaacacaagTTAGTATCAAACATAAGTGATAAAATACAAGCACAACAAAGATAATTATAACACACATATGGGCAAATAATAAGGCTTGATGTGGCTTTACCCAAGGATAGCtcttaaggttcactatatgtggtgcGGTTCTAAagagcagattcctcaatcctcacccattataggctcatatggatcgagttcggttcaaggggatacatttccctatgaccatgcagagatgaaaatctcacgaaatcataggtacagaTGTGCCTCGAAAGTAATCCACTAGcctatgcggaggtgaaaacctcacgaaagcatagtttcttactcccacttaagaGGTGTGACCACGgcagtcatgcaatgcaatgcaatattatTCTACAAGACCCGAACCATAACGATCATACAATCAAATGCAATCGAAAGAAACATGattcttaaaataaattttcaatttttgaaaaaaggacggtaaataatcaattttatggcttgactctcttgttCGGTCCTCAGTAGAGTCTCCaagctgtcaaaaccattttttattttttaggaaaAGGGGATCGACTTTTAAACAATAtgtagagtcgccaccaatcttttatttaggtgtgattgggtcacctaataaaacactttgttttattaaaattgaTTTTTGCCTAcataaatttgagaaaacgggttcgggagccggttacgtatgaggaaggattagcaccctcactacggcCAAAATTGGTACCCAATTGATTAAATATTGTCCTCATGTCTgagatttaaaaatgtttttgaaatgtagTTCTTTTTGAAATGCGGATCCTTTTGTAAACATTTGAATAGCCCAAGTTAGTCGTCAAATTTCTCTTGTTTCAGAGGAATACAgaatcacatccagcacgataggacacgatcctttataccatcgaaaacacgataaatttcaacttccaaaagtttatatgttgaaaattataataggatgcccaattattcagtccaacgaaaaaccgaagcccagcacagtagggcacgattcttcaAATTTctaaacattgaacattgccttgtcttagaatttagaaaacatgagtgaaatcctaaaggaatattcgattattttgaacaaacgggaaattgcaacccagcacgatagggcacgattccccgaatctCTAAACATCGAGCATTGCTTTCGTTTTAAGGAATTTTCAAAGtgcggatgaaatttcaaaggaatatttgattatttgggcaaacagaaaatcgaaacccagcacggttgGGCATAATTCCTCGAGTTCCCGAACACCAACTATTACCTTTGTTTTAATGAATCTTCAAATAAACAATTGTAGAACTAGCTCAAAACgtattaattttacttgaaataagatggaataattaattttaaagagtTGGACTTTATAAAACAACATTCGTAAACCAAAAAGAGTATGGGATAATATATGTATGCATCAAATACAATGATGGATGAATGAAGATAATATGTCTTATTCAATCGGCTAACGAaataattaaacacttaaataTAACTAGCCTAAAATTATAACCCAATTTCACTCGTGCATGGAGAATAATTGATATAACAATACCGCAAATatacaagaaataataaaaaaaaaacaactaacCCATGAGATATCAAACAACATAAAATTAATATAACACAAAACAACTTCTAAAGAATGATGCATTGATGAGCAAATCATATGTTAGAATTTAAGATAATTTATAAAAACTaagaatatataaataatttttaaaataaacgtTACATAATGAAGACATTTGAATCAAATAACATGCAAAACGATTTAGAAAAATACATTGtttttaaaattgacaatatgCACAAATAAAGATAAATTTAATAACGTATGAAATATAAAAAGCATGAAAAGGTATATAATAAAGTATGGTTTTAGGAAATAagttatatacataatagattaaaaacatatatataaataatttaaaaacaattatatgaaaaatatggagtttaatatgtatatataggaTCAAACTAATTTTACTATGAATAATATATGTTGATATAGATATAAACAATTTGAATGAAATATTATATAAAGATgttaaaatgatataataaagGACTTAAATATGATtttacaaaaacaaaataaagctATTAAAATAACtcaacacatatacacatatataaaatgttaagaactttaaaataataagcattacagGTCAAAAACTCAATTAGAATAAtacatgtataaatatatatagattATCTAAAGAAATATtatacaaatattaaaataacatgaTAAAAAAACTTCAAACTCATTGTACAAAGAAAACTGTAGGTATAAAATGTATGGATTTagtaatgtatatagatcaaatatatgtaccaaaaatatatatatatatatatatatatatatatatattaaaaataatttaaacaatatgtaaaacatgtatacaaaacatattaaaataacgAAAATATACGTCCAAATATATGGATAGAGTCAAAAACCATTATATGTATGAAATaacataatattaataatatacatggaataaaattaattttattataaagtatatatatacatataatgtatAAAAACATTTATATAAAATAGTATACAAAATGTGAAAATACAGATTACCCAAATTATAATAAACAAGTAATCAAATGATACAAATAATACGattaatacaaataaataaacactaataaaataaaataacatgaaatgaATCTAAAAAACCTAATTGAAAtcacattaaaaataaaaaagataatttacaaataaagtaggacataaaaataaaaaaggactaGCACATCACACACGCGAATTCTCAGGGACCAAATGGGGAAATACCCCAGATTCCAAAAATGATGCGTTGTGACGCAGGCTTGATTGCAAACgagacaatttttttaaaaaaacaaagaagaaataAAGTAAAATGCATTAGGCGCAATTGAGCAATCGTACAAAAAGGGAGGGCCTCGCACGCAATTATCCCTCTCCGCAGAAATGCGCGGATCCTAGGGGTAAAAGGGACGGATCAAGTCAGGTTCAATCAATACGATGCTGTTTTTGGAGCCACTGAATCAGGCTCAAAACGACGCCGTATTCAGTCCTTTAAAAAGCCTAAAATCTGGTGATTTGGCCACACAAACCCTAGTTCCCCTTTTCTTCAGCCGTAACCTGAGTTTTCTCCCTCAAAAACACCAGCCCGCCACTAGGAACGACGACCGGCGCTCAGAGTCCTCGAAGTATGACTTTTTCAGCTACAGATTTCCCTTTATACTCCGATTTCGGCGAAGCGAAAGGGAATCGACAGCCTAATCGCAAGGTAAGCCCtctattttatttcatcatactAAAAAAATACCAAACGAAAAAAGAGGATGAAACAGATTCAAAGAAAAGAATATAAGGTGCTTGAAATCACCTTTCGATAACTTCATTGCTTTTTTTACTCAGTGTTCGTATTTCAGTGTTCGTATATTGCGTAAAAAAAACTTACAATGAATTGTccatggctttatagccgaatgctcaaaagaaaaaatacaaatttttgtTCTTCCTATTGGCTGCTGCTTTGCTgctatttttgtttgttttctttCACAGGTATGGAGTGCGTGGTGTGTGTACGGGGCTGTGCGTTGGCGTACGGAGGCATGGGTGTGGCTGTGGTGCCAGGAGGCTATACGACGCTATGGGCTGAAGCCTGGCTGTGGCGGTAGAGGTAGAAACTCTAGGGTTTCTACTTCTAAAGAATTTTGGGCCGTTTGGGCCTTGAACCTTTGGGTCTAGGTTTGGGCTTGTAGTAGGTTTGGGCTATGCGACATTGTAATGATTTTGGACTTTGGACTTTGATGGTGGACTGTTAATATTTggatttttgtttatttattatttttattttgtattttggttCCTCTTCGGGCCCGTGCAAAAATGGCCCATTACACTGTTTGTTTTAAAGCCTTCTAGCTTATGTAATCGCCATGTATGGCTATTTTATGCATAATTATATGAGAACATAAAACGACCTTTATATTTATAAGTTTTGTGCCTAGtttataaaaaattttacaattttaattatataaaatccAAACAAGTCCCCCTATCTGTGAAcaaaacaaaggattcaatgggCATAAACATGATGGCCTTATTCAGCAAATTAATCAATTAGTCTCGAATGTAGTCGACCTTAACGTTACCAATCGAAACAAGACCCTTGTTAGAAACAAACCAACTTTGAAAGTTCAAAAAGTGTAGCTAAAGAAGTTATTTTCAAATTGGTTTTTTACCTCATGCAAATTGGATAATGTTGGAAACTTTAAGGATGATGGCAGCACATTAAAAAGTCTTACGCGGCAAGGAAAAAATTTTGCTGACTACgtctatatatatgtatgtatagttCATGTGTATGAGTgctgaaaaaaaattagtaagtttGAGAGAAAAAGTATGTGTGAGTTATAAAAAGAAAAACTAGCAGCAGCTAGTGTATAGAGAAAAAAAGAGAGTTTGTATTGTGTTTATTTGTGTGTAATAAAAAATTAGTATTTGAGTTAATTTTATTACTCTTCCAACAAGTGGTATTCGTGGTAGGTTCGTGTTGACGTCACAATGGCAAACATGATTCAACAGCAGATCCCGAAATTTACAAAGACAAATTATGGCAACTGGAGCATCTAGATGAAGGCTTTGCTCGGTTCTCAAGATTGTTGGGACGTTGTCGAAGAAGGATATGTCGAGTCCGAAAATACAGCTGCGGAAGCGACTTTGACaaacaaagaaaaaataatattGAAAGAAGCTCGTAAAAAGGATAAAAGGGGGTTGTTCTTTAGTTTTCAAGGTGTTGATGAATCAACCTTTGAAAAAATTTCAGATGCGAAGACATCAAAAGAAGCATGGGGAATTTTGCAAAAATCCCTTCAAGGAGTTGAAAAAGCCAAAAAGGTACGTTTACAAACCCTTACAGCTGAATTTGAGACGTTGAAAATGAAACCTTCAGAAAGCATTGATGATTATGTCATCCAAGTGAAAGTGGTGGTAAATGAAATGAAAAGGAATAGAGAAACACTTGATGATGTCAGAGAAGTGGAAAAAATTTTGTGGTTATTGACACGTAAATTTGATTATGTGGTGGTTGCCATTGAAGAGTCAAAAGATTTATCACAAATATCAATCGACGAACTTGTAGGTTCCCTCCAATCCCATAAGCATAAAATGAAGCTAAATGATGATACTAGAAATTCAGACCAAGTCTTGCAAAGCAAGTTGTCCTTCAACGAAAGTGAAGCTAGGGATAACTTTGGACAAGGTACGAGCAATCGTGGAGGATACCATGGAAGATATAGAGGCAGAAATAGAGGTGGACGAGGAACACGTGAATGAGGCAATCAATCATATGGTAAAGTCCAAACAAGTGAAGAATATCAAACATCAAGTCGTGGACGAGGAGCTCGAGGCCGAGGTCGAGGCAAAGGAAAATTTCAACAAGGAAATAAATCTCAGGTACAATGTTATAATTGCAATAAATATGGCCATTATATTTATGAGTGTAGATTAAATCTCAAGATGAAGGAGAGAAATCATGTAGCAACAGCTAAAGAAGTAGAAAACGTGGAATCTAGTGTATTCCTTACTTATAAAGAAAGTGAAGAATCaagaaaaaaatatttgataTCATGATAATTGCGCCAGCAATCACATGTGTGGCCAAAAAGACTTATTTTTAGAGTTGGATGAGAATATTCATGGACAAGTAATGTTTGGAGATGAATCACATGCCACAGTCAAAGGTAAAAGCCAAGTTACTACACAAAAGAATGGAGAAAAGAAGTTCATACCAGATGTTTATTACGTACCAGCTTTGAAAAGCAACATCATCAGCCTTGGATAGCTTCTAAAAAAAAGATATGAAGTACCTATGAAGGATTCCGTACTCACCTTAAAAAATAAGAGTGGTGAATTAATTGCCCAAGTTGATACTACGCGTAACCGTCTGTTTACTATTGACATTGAATCTGGAGAAGTGAAATGTATGAAGAATGCAATTAAAGATGATTCATGGTTTTTGTAACGGCCCAAATTCCAGTGGTGTCGGAATAGTAATTCGAGAttactaaatccgacaaatgagtagaaaatattattaattaaatgaaaataagttagatgtgaagttaggaaaatgattgaaatagtgaatagtattttataataaatactaaataatttgtaagtgaaaacgaggtatcgagacctcaaaatattaaaccgagccataaatatttttataaatatttatggagtgttagtaagttagtattaaagtttcgtcaagaaattttaaggtttcggtagtcaattgggtaaaaaagactaaattgaattaagtacaaaattatgaaatgtgattaaatagctctagtaataattaaaagaggactaaataggcaattaaacacctattattaGGCTAGACGGCATGTGTTTGCAGGAAATATTGAAATTAGGTGTGAGCaaggggtaaaattggaaaagaagtaaaaattgaatagttaaAAATGGGATGTAATTGGAAATCTAGAGAtttcttcaattttcttcatCCTCATCAGCTAAAAACAGCCATTGAAGAAACCTtagagctggtttttcatatttttactgcaaatcaagaaattgaagtgaatcatggaaaagagaaaatagtcgaatagttTTCTCGAACTTTTACAATTATTGCGAATTAGCCCAGATTAACGTGGAGTCGGAGGATCGGATCATCACCaagaatcacactatccagaCGTTCTCCAGTAGTTTTTGGGTTattatcttttgattttttttcaagtctgataatataatttcatttttgtacagataaaagagtaaatagtctgaacgagaagtgtatatttattagaaagagttggatattagttaaaatcactacgaatgataaggttttcatcttgtgaaagctgaaaagttatTACATGtcgacaaagtttggatagatgagaatattggtaaccgaagcgtctgaactagactagtctacattgagtaaagacttcctgactttcagtaatgtactgttgtatgaattgtgatgtgtttcaagacagtgaggtaatgtgatagtttagagcatccgatgttatataaaatcggagttgttaaaggggttaaagccgagcattgggatctatcaaaattatccttgtcagtgttgatattgggatggaaatgagaaggattattcttgaggccatatcagaattatttccatagcggaaagaggaaaatgtgatgtatcctattgttaaatgtttggcgagatctataaatcatatatgtattgaatgaattcctactcatcagattcatggaatttcaggtctctttgattgttggatttcttggaattccggtctccattaaatcaagttgagatccgggttttatgtcatgatatcatgggaaactgagaagggttgaaagtttaagaacagttgagagttgagactgtaagcttttagatcatatgagaaattgaagagatgtattggaggtgcagtctaagtgcaagttcttgacgcaagaatatgagattaaaagtgaagaccacttttctggtaagattttcgaggacgaaaatccctgaagggggggagagttgtaatatcctaattttgagcctagtcggaatagtggtttcgtgaccacaaaattcgagatagaaataattattttatgattattttgaggtctatgatatgattgcatgattgtgtgaaaatttagtgaagaaattttatgcataaagtgcttaaattgaaattagaggctaaattgaataatttgcaaaacttgcattctagaagtttctagtatgaaattgttttgaaatattaattaggaggtcttaaatagcaattttaccaatttctaagtctatggaaaaaaattggacatggatggaatttttggaaagtttagtagtaagggcattttggtcatttaggggcaaaatgaattaaaatacaaaattaaaagccaattttgctcatcttcaaccccatggccgaatatagcaaggagaaaccatggatagggtttttcaagcttccaagctcgattagcaaggaaaactgaaatttggactaaaatggagaaaataccaagttgtggacgaaatggtaaaagtagccattttcgcatacgagtgttgacaagccagctcgaaaatcggaaacggtcggaggcacgctcacactatccatataccatcttggcataatggcttgtatattgtgagtatggcatgtatagcattataatcattttgtgtatatggtcttatgatatggttattgagtggtatggaaatgcttggtaatgattagccattggaatggctaatcatgatcatatttggtgttatgtatgtcaaattactagctaatccatggaaaaccatgaaataggtaaaatttaccataaaatggaTTCAGATAGCAGTAGTAacctgaatttgaaaaatcactaaaaatagtagaaatggaattaaataatgaataagttatggaatcgaagcttgatgagtctattttcatatggaagaagcgaaacaggtatatgagctatattttatgagatgtttaaatttttgtgaaataggaccagagcgatttctggattccctgttcaaactttggaaattcaccataaatcttacaaagataattagaagtcatgctttatatgtacagattcattattgagtctagttttattagagacaaacttcatagttattgaagctctgtacaaggagatatctgattcataatatacagaggtcagagtagtcaaaccctgaaacaggggagactttaactaataaactgtactaattttctcaaccaaaaattctataaaaaaattagtaaatatatatatgagtctagtttcagagaaaatttacggaattagatttctagtttcgtaacttgagatatgatttttaaagcgactatgatgcagttagtcagcttgtctagaaattttaaaaataaattgtttgagttgtttaagtaatgaattaagtctattaacacctcgtgttcgactccggcaacggtctcgggagtcggaggatcggatcatcaccaagaatcacactatccagaCGTTCTCCAGTAGTTTTTGGGTTATTatcttttgatttatatggcatgtacaagTATTTGGTTGGATAAAGTTATAGATGGTTAAAGCATGTAAAAGGGATAGCATATGTGTATGAAACTTAGTTTAATGGTTAAGTAGTAGTGTGTTAATGTAAAATGCATATTGTGGGCATAAATTGGTTGATTGGTTGGTTGTAATTTGTATATAATTGTGTTTAAGTGCAGGTAATAGATAAAAGGGTGAGAAAGTGGCCTAAaacggcctattttcgtccacacggttagacacacgagcgtgtgtcaaggccgtgtg harbors:
- the LOC108485276 gene encoding uncharacterized protein LOC108485276, with the translated sequence MKALLGSQDCWDVVEEGYVESENTAAEATLTNKEKIILKEARKKDKRGLFFSFQGVDESTFEKISDAKTSKEAWGILQKSLQGVEKAKKVRLQTLTAEFETLKMKPSESIDDYVIQVKVVVNEMKRNRETLDDVREVEKILWLLTRKFDYVVVAIEESKDLSQISIDELVGSLQSHKHKMKLNDDTRNSDQVLQSKLSFNESEARDNFGQGTSNRGGYHGRYRGRNRGGRGTRE